The genomic DNA GCAACTGGGGAAATGGCAAACGGTCTACGCCAGATTTCGACGATGGACCAAGGAAGGGCTCTGGGCCAGAATTTATCAAACACTACTGAAGCGACTGGACGCACTGGAGAAGATTGACCGGTCGCTTTGGTGCGTTGACGGTAGCGTCATTCGGGCTCACCGCAGCGCTTCGGGTATGATTCCGCAGAGCGAAAAGAACGATGAATTAGTGGCTCTGGGACGTTCTCGAGGCGGATACTCGACGAAAATTCATGTGCTATGCGATGGCGAGGGAACGTTGCTCGGAATCACGGCGACTGGCGGTCAACGCCACGAGTCGACGGAACTTGAGAATCTCATCGCAAGCTGTGAACTAAGTCTTCATCGCTACGACAGTCGTCCTGAAGTGATCGCAGGAGACAAGGGATACAGCAGTAACGCGATTCGCCAGTTCATCCGCGACCGCCAGATCAAACCGGTCATCGGATCGAAGGCTAACGAATCACGGGATGCGAATTTTGATCGCGAAGCTTACCGCCGCCGCAATATCATCGAACGACTGATCGGCTGGCTAAAAGAATCTCGCCGAGTGGCGACGCGATACGATAAACTTGCCTGTTCGTACCTTGCTTTCGTTCAACTCGCCGCCATGCGGCGAGTGCTCAAACTGCTTTAATAAACAGTGCCTAGTATTGCGCTTCGTGCTAGCAATTTGTTCGCGCACGCACTTTCGCGGAGCGAAAGGCGACCTTCTACAACCGGGTGCCGCTGGCCACGAGGTATCCTTTAACCGGCTGGATCTCGATGCTGTGAAACAACACCGGCATCTGGTCGGTGTACCATTCTTCGTCTTTGCCGACCAAGACGACACGTCCGCCCGAGCGAAGCGCTTTGTGCGCGGTCGCCATGAACAACTCCGCGATCCGAAAATCGGCATAGTAGGGTGGATTGCCGAGGACCAAATCGAAGCTCCCCGGCGCGTCGATCTGCCCGGTGTCCGAAACGTTTGCCGTCACGTTGGTCAACTGATTCAATTCGGCTCCGGCCAACGTGCACTGCACCGCGCGAGAATTACTGTCGATGCAGTGGACCGTCACATCATCGGCGGCCGTAGCCGCGGCCAGCGAGACGGTTCCGGCACCACAGCCGAGATCCAAGACACGCATCCCCGCTTCGATCGGCATCGCGTCGATCAGATGTCGCGCTCCCGGATCGATCCGCCGATGCGAAAAGACGCTGGGGCGGGAGTAGACCTTCAACAACCGGCCGCGATCGCGGATCGCAAACTCACAGCCGTAGTTCTTCTGCTTCTTCAGTTCCGCCGTCTTCACGCAACCGTACACGATCGAATCGCCGCCGGAGATGGTCGTCAGCTTCACGCCCAGCTTGACGATCTGTTCGTGCACCCATTTGTCGTTCGGGTTGTCGACAGCGACCCACAACTGGCCACCGATCTTCAACGCATTGAAGAAGGATTGCAATTGATCGCGGACCAGTTCGGTCTCGCCGCGGCGGCCCAGCGGCAGGACCGCCAGATCGTACTGATGTTCGGGAGGATCGGGCTGGCAGACGATGTTCAGCGACGCCGGAGGCTCGGGATGGTGAGCCCGCGCATGGTTCGCTTGATACAGATCGATGTACCAACAATCGACGCGGTTGTATTGGTTCGACGCAGCCAACACGGCGGCTAATTGAGCGCGACCCAACGACGTAGTCAACACGTCTCCTGCGGCGGGCAGCAGATTGCCTTCGCTGAACTGTTGGATCAGAAACTGTTCCGCCGGCCGAGCGGGCAAAGCGTGAGGAGATGATTCGGAGAGCGGGCTGTCAGGCATTGGGTTCCGTGAGTGTTGGGTTACGCCGGGGACCAGGTGAGTTGCCGGCCGCCGAGCACGTGGAAGTGCAGATGCAGCACCTCCTGACCTCCCTCGGGGCCGCTGTTGGTGATCACGCGATAACCTTTCTCCAGCCCCAATTGCTCGGCGACTTGGCGGATCACGCCAAACAAGTGCCCGATCAACGCGTGATCTTCCGGCTCCAGATCGGCAACGCTGCGGATCACCTTCTTCGGGATCACCAACACGTGAACCGGAGCTTTGGGAGCAATATCGTGAAACGCCAGACAGAGATCATCTTCGAAGACGATCTTGGCGGGGATTTCCTTGCGGATGATCTTGGAGAAGATGGTTTCAGTCATCGGATGATTTGGTAAGCGATGGGACTCGGCGGCTCAGAAAAATACCAAGCCGGCGTGAAACAGCAGCCAGCAGGCGGAGCGGTCTCCGGCAACATCATTCTACCCAGCCCACTGCGATCCGTCACCGCGTCGTTCTGCGACCGGGACTTATTCAACTTGAACGACCAACCGCCACGCGCTAGCGGCTGATTTGCGTGGACTTGGCTAGGAAATCATTCCTCGGCGGCGGGAACGACGAGGTGCGTCTGCGTCGCTTCGACGGGTTTCAGATGCGCGTCCATCCATCCATAGATCAATTGCCGCGATTCGTGAGCCACCGAATGCTTGCGGCCGTGAACGTAGAAGCCGAGGTTCTCCGGCACCCCATTGAGTTCGTAGACATCCATGATTTTCATCAGCATCAACAGTCGCTGTTTCTGCGTTGGAGTATGGCCGTCGTTCAAACCGGAGACGTCCAGAAACGCCCGCGGAGCGATCAAGGCGATGATCTCGTGGAAGTCGATCGGCGGCAACTCCCCTTTCAGCAGCCCCTCGCGAATCGGCTTGAAATAGATGTACCAACGGTTGCGTCCCCAGCCTTCGACGTTGGGATTGTGCCGAAAGAAAGACGCTCCACAATTGCACGCAGAGGCTTGAATGCGATCGTCATAAGCAGCCAGAAAAAAGGTGCCGTGGCCTCCCAACGAATGCCCAAGCGCTCCGATCCGCTGGGCATCGACCTGCGGTAGACTCTGCAAAACGTCGATGGCAATCGAGTGCTCGTACGTGAATTTCCCGACCGCCGTCCACTGGGGATGCTTCTCGTAAAAAGCGGCGGTGTCGTAAGCTCCCGCGGCCGGCGTCCGCTCGCCCGACACGAAGTGCTCCGGCGCGATCACGACATACCCGCGACGGCACAGATGATCGAGATAGGCTTTGTCAGGGTTGTCGATCAGCCCCGCCGCCCGCTTGCTGCCGTGCTGGTACGTACCGTGCAGCGCTACGATCGCGGGAGCCTTTCCGTCGAACTCCAGCGGCGTTCCCAGATAGGCGTGGGCTCGCTCGTCCGCTTCGACGGCATAACTGATCCACTGCCGGCGGTACAAACCGTCGACGACCACATCTTCGTGAACGATCAGATCCAGCGGCGGCTTTTCCGGTTTGTGCTTGTCGCCCAACAGATCCAGATACCGCTGCTTCAGGACCTCGCGACGCGCGATCCAGTCCTCTTTCGTCGCGATCCCCTCGGTCAGATCGTCCCAAGACGAACGGATCTCGGGAACCTCCATCAGCTCGGGCTGCACCCGATTCTGAGCGTCTGCAAACGCTGGGACCAACAGAATCGCCAGCAACATCGGAACGGATTTCATCATCGGATTGCCTTTTGTTTTTAGGAGCGTTTCGACGTCGATTGGGCTTGATGATCCAACATCGTCGCGACCAACGAGGTCCATCCGGTTTGATGACTCGCTCCCAGACCGCGACCGTTGTCGCCATGAAAGTACTCGTAGAACAGGACCAGATCGTTCCATGCGGGATCCTCGGCATATCGCGCTTCGCCGCCGTGGATCGGGCGATGCCCCTCGTCGTCGGCTTTGAACAGCGTCGTCAACCGTCGCTCCAACTCTTCGGCGATCTCAAGCAACGTCATCAGTTGCCCCGAACCGGTCGGGCATTCCAGTTGAACGGTATCGCCGCAGAACTGGTAATAGGTCCGCAGCGATTCGATGATCAAGAAGTTCAACGGCATCCAGACCGGCCCGCGCCAGTTGCTGTTGCCGCCAAACATCCACGAATCGCTCTCGCCAGGAACGTATTGCACCTCGTTGCGGACGCCGTGCAATTCGAACACAAACGGATCTTCGCGGTGAGCCGCCGAGAGCGAACGGATTCCGTACGGCGACAGGAACTCCGATTCGTCCAACATGATCGACAGCAACCGCCGCAAGCGAGCCTCCGACGGAATCGCCAGCAATCGATGGCAGGGCTGTTGGCTGTTGGGATCCTTCCGTTCCGCATACGTCATCCGATCGCGGAGATCCGGCTTGGAATCCAAGAACCACTTCATCCGCTTGTTAAATCCGGGCAAGCGGTTGATCACCTCTTCATCCAAAATCACACCGGTCAACAGTGGGATCAGCCCCACGATCGAACGGATCCGCATCGGCGTGCCGTGATCTTTGATGTACAGATGGTCGTAATAGAAGCCGTCCGCCTCGTCCCACAGACCGTCGCCATCGATCGAGTTCATCGCTTCAGCGATCGCCACGTAGTGCTCCAGGAACTTGCTGGCCATGTCGCCGTAAGCGGGATTATTGTCGGCCAGTTCCAACGCCATACGCAGCATCGTGCCGCAATAAAACGCCATCCACCCGGTCCCGTCCGCCTGCTCCATGTAGCCGCCATCGGGCAGCGGTTTGCTGCGGTCGAAGACTCCGATGTTATCCAAGCCCAAGAAGCCGCCGGAGAAGACGTTCCGCCCGCGAGGGTCTTTGCGATTGACCCACCAAGTGAAATTCAACAGCAGCTTTTGAAAGGTCCGCGCTAAAAACAGCCGATCGCGCTCGCCGGGTTCTCCAGTCGACTCATAGACACTCCAACAAGCCCAAGCGTGGACCGGCGGATTGACGTCGGAGAAGGTCCATTCGTACGCGGGGATCTGGCCATTGGGGTGCATGTACCATTCCCGCAAGAACAGGATCAGCTGCTCTTTGGCGAAATGCGGATCCAACCGCGCCATCGGGATCATGTGGAATGCACTGTCCCAAGCCGCGAACCACGGATACTCCCACTTGTCGGGCATGCTCAACACGTCGCGGTTGAACAGATGCCGCCAGTCTTTGTTGCGAATGTTCTGACGCGACGCGGGAGCAGGCGGTCCGTTGGGATCGCCGTTGAGCCAGGTGTCGACGACAAAGTGATAGAACTGCTTCGTCCACAGCAGCCCGGCGTACGCCTGCCGCGAGATGTTCCGCTCTTCGGGGCTCAGCGATTTTGCAATCACGTTGTCGTAATAGCTGTCCGCCTCCGACGCCCGTTCTTCAAAGCTGGCGTCAAACGCATCGCCAAACCAATCGCCGCTAGGAATGTCTTGGTTCCCCGCCAGCCGAAACTGCAACTGAACCTGCTCGCCCGGCTTCATCCGCAGCAGATAATAGGGAGCCGCTTTGGTCCCATGCTGCTTGGGGTTCACCGCTTTGGTATCCCCTTCGATCACGTATTGGTGAAACGCATCCTTATAGTATTCGCTCTCGCAGGGCAGGTCGGGGTGCCGGTCGGAGTTGGTTTCGTTGTCGGTAAACAGCCATGTTGGTTCCTCGCCTTGAGGCCCCGTGTCGGCGGCAAACTGGAACGCACCAAGCGTCTCGTGTCGCGAGACGATTCGCCCGTCATCGTTCAACGACAGATGAGGCCGCGCGGTGCAGCCTTCGTGAGTGCAGTGCCAGGTCCACGTGTTGCGGAACCACAACTGAGGCACGACGTGCAAGACGGCGGCGTCGGGTCCGCGATTGGTGATCAGCACACGGATCAGGATGTCGTCCGGAGCCTGTTTGGCGTAACGAACATCGACATCGAAGTAGCGATCTTCGTCGAAGACTCCCGTGTCGGTCAGTTCGTATTCCAGCTCGTTGCGGCTGCGACTTTGATTGACCGCCGCCAGGTCTTCGTACGGGTAGCGAGCCTGCGGATATTTGTACAAGCCTCGCATGTACGAATGGGTCGGCGTGCTGTCCAGGTAATAATAACATTCCTTGACATCTTCGCCGTGGTTCCCCTCGGGGCCGGTCAGCCCAAACAGCCGCTCTTTGAGAATCGGATCCCGGCCGTTCCATAACCCCAGAGCAAAGCAGAGTCGACCCTGGCGATCGGTGATCCCCATCAATCCGTCTTCGCCCCAACGATAGGCGCGGCTGCGGGCGTGGTCGTGCGGAAAGTATTGCCAGCTGTCGCCGCTTTCCGAATAGTCCTCGCGAACCGTCCCCCACTGACGCTCCGAAAGGTAAGGCCCCCAACGCTGCCAGTTTCCCGTCCGCTCGTTGCTGGCTAACAAACGCTGTTCTTCGGCCGTGATCGACTTTTTCATGCATTCCCATCCTGTGAATCCGACGCATTTTCGACGGTGATTAAATCTTCCAATGATCCATCGCTTGGATCGAACCGGCCGCAATAGAAGTCGGCAGCCAAGTGTTTCCCGCAGAACGTATAGGCCTTATGTTCGCTGAGCGACCGGAACACGATCCATTGCTCCGATCCAAACTGAACGCGCGACGCGACCGCTTCGTTCGCCTGGGCGATCACCAACCGCGACGCCACCGTCAGATTCCGCCACGTCCGCGGGCGATCGAAACGACGGCGTTCTAGATCGATCCAGACCGGAACGTACAGCCGCTTTTCGCCGCGGCCGCTGACCGTCAAGCGCCCCTCGGCGACCTCCATCTTCCCCGGGCTGCGACCGACTCGCCATTCCGACAATCCGATCGGCAGGACCATCGCCCGCGGCTTGTTATCGTGCAGCACCACCTCGCGAGTTTCCGCGTCGGCAGCCGCCTGCATCGTCGCCGCCACCGGGACGCTGGAACGGTAGAAGATCTCGCCGTCATCGGGAGACAGCACGGTATCGGCCAACAGCACCGCCCCATCCTCGCGGATGACCATCAATTGTCGCTGCAGCGTCACGCCATGCGTCCAACACTGCTCCATCTCGATGTAGTGGACGTCGTCGTCGCTGTGCCAACAGACCTCTTCCCAATCGCCGCGCGGTTGGCAATCCTGGCCATCGATTTGAATCGTCGCTTCCCAAGCCCCTTCCAAAATCATCCGCTTGCCGGCGGACAGTTCGATCCGCGGCGCGGGCTGCGAATGAAAATCGGCCACGACCCAACCGTGATGCCGGAACCACGAAGGACGCATCGAAACCAAGCCGGCCGAATCGCAATACATCCCACTCTCGGGCAGTTCGATTTCGGTTGTCAGTTTATTCTTCAAAGCCTTGTCGGCGGTGCGGCAAGCGAAATCGTAAGCCATCCGCAGCCCCGGATCCTTTAACAATCGCGTCGCCGTGCCCAACAGATCGCTCGACAGCTTGGGCTCCATCGGCTGCAAACACAACGAACCGTTCCAGCGGACCAGATGCGACTGCCACGCCGCCATCTCATTCAATTCGCCCAGCTGCTCGTTGGTCGGTTTGTGCTTAAATCCGACGCGGGCGATCTGCAGCGATCGCAGCGCCGACGCCAACGCTTTCGGCAACCGCTGGGCTCCGTCCGACAACAGCTCCTGCAAGCGATCGTCTTCGCATTCCAAGTACTCGCAATAAACGCCCCAGCTCGACTCGGCTAAACGAACCGAGGTCTGAAAGTTCTTCAGCCCCCAAGCCAATACCAACCCCAGTTCAGCCGCCAAGATCACTCGACGCGAACTTTCGACTGGCAGGTCGGTGAGTGCCGCTTGCCGAGCCGACTTTAAAACGCCCAACACCTCCCACCACTGCGCCTCGCCCAACGTGTCGGCTAACAATGGCAGCACGTAGCCCCAGGTCAACAGATCCGATTCGGTTGGCGCGCTGCCGGAGAGCGCCGCCGCTGCGGCTGACCAATCGAACTCGGAAGGCTTCGCGTCGGCAGCCTCTTCTTTTGTGCGAGCCGCAGCGATCAGGGCAGTGGCGGCATCCGCCAATGCAGTGTCGACGTCGGCGTTGCCAGCGAATAGCGGCAGGTCGGAAAACATCTCCCAAACCGGATCGGCCTTCAATTTGCGACGGCTGGTCTGCCGCCGGGTCAACTGGACGATCAATTCACCCCAAGCGTTTTCGCTGTCCATCAGATAGTCCTCGCTCGCATCGATTTGGGGTGATTCAGTTCGTTGTGTCAATGTTGTAGTCGTCATGGTGGATACGATGCTAAGATACTTGCTGCCGACCTGTGGAGCCAATTTGCCCTACGGCCGGGGACTGTCGATGCCTATTCTTTCTGATCCAACCTGCGATGCAATGCCTGTTGGGGCGAAGATCGTTGTTCGCTGCGATTCTTCATCGCCATCGACATTTGCATTTTGCTCACCCACGCGAGAAGGATATCCGATGCTTGCCAACCTAATTCAACTGCGACACGGCAACCAAAAGAGCGCTGTGTGGGTCCCTCGCTCGTTGGCCTGTCTGTTGTTGACGCTCGTGAGCCTCGGATCCGCGACGGCTCAGCCCGCCGACACCAGCAAACCGATCGCCGACCTGCCAGCCAGCGAAGATCCCGACCGACCGCAACGGCCGCCGACGCCAGAGGAGAGCGAGAGTCCAACGATCAAAGGAGTGATCGCCGCTTTTGACGCCCCTAAAGGTGCAACGCGGTTGGCTCCCGACGCCCGACTGTGGATCGACAAACCAAATCGCCGGGTGATCGTCGACGGATACGTCGCCGTGCAGGAGGGGTTGTTGGAGATGTTCGCCTGTCCGGCGGGGACCAAAGAACACGAATCGGCAGTCGCCGTGCTGGCGCGCAGCCAATATGTCCACGCGGCGTTGTTGGCCGTGGGAGCGACCCCCGGCCGGCCGGTTCAGTTCCAACCCAAGTTCTCGCCCCCCACCGGCGATCGGATCGCGATCTGGGTGCTGTGGCGCGACAAGGAGGGCAAACGCCATCGAGCCAAGGCGCAAGAATGGATCTGCAAGACCGGAACCAAAGAGCAGTTGAACACCGATTTCGTCTTTGCGGGCAGCCAATGGTGGACCGACCCTCGCAGCGGACGCGACTTTTATTCAGCCGACGACGGCGACCTCATTTGCGTTTCGAACTTCGCTTCGGCAACGCTGGACGTTCCGATCGAGAGCAGCAAAGACGCGGAGTACTTGGAATTCAGCGCGTGCACCGAAAACATGCCACCGCGTGGGACGCCGATCCGAATGGTGATGATCCCCGTCTCACCGGCCTTGAACGCAAAACCAGCGGACAAAGATAACGCGGCCGATGCGAAGCCGGCGGACAAACCGGCGGCCGATGCGAAACTCGATGCCGATCTGGACAGTCTGGGCCCCAAAGATTCGCCCGCCACGCAACCCACAACTCCCGACGCCGGGAGCGATTCTTAATGGATGACCTCTCCTCCGAATCGGTGAACCTGCAACCCTGGCTGTTGCTCTCCGATGCCGGTCCGGCCTGCTGGCAGATGCAGGACGATCGGATCGCACTGGCGATGTTCACCGACCAAGCCAAAGCCCAACAATACGCAACCGATGCTCAACTGCAGAACTCACAATGTCTGCAACCGAGCCCAATCGATCTGGTTCGCACGATGGCGATGTGTGTCGAAGGGGCGATCGAAGTCGCTGTCTTGGATCCCGACCAGAACTCCGCTCGCCGCGTCTTCGATCTCCCCGTGATCCTTAAGAAGGTTCGCGACGATCTCCGCGCGGGCAAACCAATGACGTGGTGAACGAACTATTCTATCTACACAAGCTGCTGCCGGGGCGGCGGACGATTAACACAACAAAAGCATTCACAGAGGCAGGACGATGTTCGAACGATTAAGTAATGGGTATGCACTGGCCAAACAGAGCCTGGGCGTACTGCAACGCGATAAGCAACTGATCATCTTCCCGCTGCTCAGCGGAATCAGCTGCACCCTGGTGATGATCTCTTTCGCCATCCCCTTGGTGATGACCGGCGCGGTGGAAAACGCCATCGAACAGGGACAGGAAGCGGGCGACCCGATGCAGAACCCGCTCTACCTGGCGGTTCTGTTTGCCTTCTACTTCGTCAACTACTTCGTGATCGTCTTCTTCAACTCCGCCTTGATCGCATGCGCGGTGAAAAGCTTCTACGGCGAGCGACCGACGCTATCGGACGGCATCTCCGCCGCGATGTCTCGACTGCCCCAGATCGCCGGTTGGGCATTGCTTAGCGCCACCGTCGGCGTGATCTTGCGAGTGATCGAGAGTCGCAGCGAGAAGGTCGGCGCGATCGTTTCGGGATTGTTGGGGATGGCCTGGGCGGCGGCCAGCTTCTTTGTTGTCCCGGTACTGGTGATCGAGAAAGCCGGCCCGTTCGAAGCCCTCAAACGATCGGCAACGATCCTGAAAAGCACCTGGGGAGAATCGCTGGGTGCCAAGGGAGGAATCGGATTTTTCGGCTTCCTCGCCTCGCTCCCTTGCATCGCCTTGATCGTTGGCGGCGGCTTCCTAACAGCTTCGATCGGAGCAGCTGGAATCGCTGTGATCGTCTTGGGAGTGATCGGATTGCTGCTGGTTTCGCTGATCTCCAGCGCGATGTCGGCGATCGTGCAAGCCGCTATCTATATGTATGGCTCCAGCGGCGACGCCCCCGGCGGCTTCGAAGCCAACAACCTCCGCGGCGTCTTCGCAAAAGCCTAAGCCCTTCGCACCCAACGCGTTACGCCCCAATCGTTTAACCGCGTGCCCAACGGGCCGCGCGTCCAATCTCAGCAAACGCACTCGGCCTCGTCGTGGACGAGGCTACGAGTCCTTCACCCAATCCCTAAAGCTCGAAGGGACTCGTGACCTCGTCCACTACGATAGATGCGTGCGTGGGACGTTGCCGCCGCCGTTAAACGAGATTGCTAGCGTTAAACCGGCTGGCGGAAAACCACCGAAATCGCTGGAAAGACTTGATATCTGCAATTCGATGGCGGATAATCACTCTTCCGACTGCCATTAAATGCCCTCCTTCAGCGGTCTCCTGCCCCTCGCCCCACCTTGAATGCAGTAGACCGCGTCACCTCGATTTGGATTTCGAGTCATGCGTGCGACGTGCTGTCTGATTGCGTTGTTGTCACTTCCCCTCGTTGGGACTCTTTACGCGGCGAGTCCAGCCACGTCGGAGCCGACCTCCGCTGCGGTGGAACCGCCGGGCATGGGAGCTCCAGGAAAATTGCTATCGATCGAGATCGTCACCGGACGCGAGGTCGATGGCATCATCACCCTCCGCGGCCGCGACATCGCACAGCAATGCGTTGTGCTGGGTCACTACGAATCGGGACAGATCCGCGACGTGACGCGTGATGTCCAGTGGCAACCGCAACCGTCCGGAATCGTCGACGTTTCGGAAACCGGATACATCAGCACGCTAGCCGAAGGAGACTGCACCGTCACCGCGGCGATTTTGGGAGCCGACGACGCGACGCAGCAGACAGCGAAGATCGCCGTCCGCGTGGAGAACTTGGTCAACGACGTCCCGATCAACTTCCCCGATCAGATCACGCCGATCTTCACCAAATTCGGCTGCAACGGCGGCGGATGCCACGGCAAAAGCGGCGGCCAAAACGGCTTCCGCATGTCGCTGCTGGGATTTGAACCGCAGGAAGATTACGAATGGCTAGTCGCCGAAGGACGCAACCGCCGCGTCTTCCCGACCTCTCCCGATCACAGCCTGTTGCTGCAGAAAGCATCGGGCGTCGTCCCTCACGGCGGCGGATCGCTGGTCGCAACCGACAGCCCTTCCTACCGCGTGATGCGTCGCTGGATCGCTCAAGGCATGCCCTACGGAAGCCCCGACGATCCCGTGGTTGTCGGAATCGATGTGCTGCCGTTGCAAATGACGATGCAGCGTGGCAGCGCTCAACAAATAACCGTTGTCGCCCGCTACAGCGATGGCTCGACACAGGATGTCACGCGAACCACCGCCTTCGAATCGAACGACACGTCGATGGCGGAAGTCGACGATGCGGGGCTCGTATCGGTCGACAAACTGAGTGGTTCGGTTGCGGTGATGGCTCGCTACCAAGGTCACGTTGGCGTGTTCCGCGCATCGATCCCACTGGGGCTGGAAGTGCCAGCGCCGGAATCGCTCAGCAATCCGATCGATGGTTGGGTTTTCGAAAACTTGCAGGAACTGGGGCTGCCTCCATCGCAAACGTGTGACGACACGACGTTCCTACGCCGCGCGACGATCGATATCGTCGGTCGCTTGCCGTCGATCGAAGAGACGCGTGCGTTCATCGACGACACCGATCCAGAGCGTCGCGAAAAACTGATCGATCGCCTGCTGGCCTCCCCCGATTACGCATCGCACTTCGCGACCAAGTGGTCGGCGATTTTGCGGAACAAACGAAACGCAGCGACCGACCGCGAGTCGACGTTTGCCTTCTACCGTTGGTTGCACGAAGCGTTCGACAACAACGTCCCCTACGACCAATGGGTCCGCGGCCTGCTGACCGCATCGGGCTCTCCCGACCGAAACGCCGCTGTCGGCTGGTACCGTGAGGTCAAAGACCCCGAATCGCTTACCGAAGATACGGCC from Rosistilla oblonga includes the following:
- a CDS encoding histidine triad nucleotide-binding protein; the protein is MTETIFSKIIRKEIPAKIVFEDDLCLAFHDIAPKAPVHVLVIPKKVIRSVADLEPEDHALIGHLFGVIRQVAEQLGLEKGYRVITNSGPEGGQEVLHLHFHVLGGRQLTWSPA
- a CDS encoding DUF6159 family protein, which codes for MFERLSNGYALAKQSLGVLQRDKQLIIFPLLSGISCTLVMISFAIPLVMTGAVENAIEQGQEAGDPMQNPLYLAVLFAFYFVNYFVIVFFNSALIACAVKSFYGERPTLSDGISAAMSRLPQIAGWALLSATVGVILRVIESRSEKVGAIVSGLLGMAWAAASFFVVPVLVIEKAGPFEALKRSATILKSTWGESLGAKGGIGFFGFLASLPCIALIVGGGFLTASIGAAGIAVIVLGVIGLLLVSLISSAMSAIVQAAIYMYGSSGDAPGGFEANNLRGVFAKA
- a CDS encoding class I SAM-dependent methyltransferase; this translates as MPDSPLSESSPHALPARPAEQFLIQQFSEGNLLPAAGDVLTTSLGRAQLAAVLAASNQYNRVDCWYIDLYQANHARAHHPEPPASLNIVCQPDPPEHQYDLAVLPLGRRGETELVRDQLQSFFNALKIGGQLWVAVDNPNDKWVHEQIVKLGVKLTTISGGDSIVYGCVKTAELKKQKNYGCEFAIRDRGRLLKVYSRPSVFSHRRIDPGARHLIDAMPIEAGMRVLDLGCGAGTVSLAAATAADDVTVHCIDSNSRAVQCTLAGAELNQLTNVTANVSDTGQIDAPGSFDLVLGNPPYYADFRIAELFMATAHKALRSGGRVVLVGKDEEWYTDQMPVLFHSIEIQPVKGYLVASGTRL
- a CDS encoding MGH1-like glycoside hydrolase domain-containing protein, which translates into the protein MKKSITAEEQRLLASNERTGNWQRWGPYLSERQWGTVREDYSESGDSWQYFPHDHARSRAYRWGEDGLMGITDRQGRLCFALGLWNGRDPILKERLFGLTGPEGNHGEDVKECYYYLDSTPTHSYMRGLYKYPQARYPYEDLAAVNQSRSRNELEYELTDTGVFDEDRYFDVDVRYAKQAPDDILIRVLITNRGPDAAVLHVVPQLWFRNTWTWHCTHEGCTARPHLSLNDDGRIVSRHETLGAFQFAADTGPQGEEPTWLFTDNETNSDRHPDLPCESEYYKDAFHQYVIEGDTKAVNPKQHGTKAAPYYLLRMKPGEQVQLQFRLAGNQDIPSGDWFGDAFDASFEERASEADSYYDNVIAKSLSPEERNISRQAYAGLLWTKQFYHFVVDTWLNGDPNGPPAPASRQNIRNKDWRHLFNRDVLSMPDKWEYPWFAAWDSAFHMIPMARLDPHFAKEQLILFLREWYMHPNGQIPAYEWTFSDVNPPVHAWACWSVYESTGEPGERDRLFLARTFQKLLLNFTWWVNRKDPRGRNVFSGGFLGLDNIGVFDRSKPLPDGGYMEQADGTGWMAFYCGTMLRMALELADNNPAYGDMASKFLEHYVAIAEAMNSIDGDGLWDEADGFYYDHLYIKDHGTPMRIRSIVGLIPLLTGVILDEEVINRLPGFNKRMKWFLDSKPDLRDRMTYAERKDPNSQQPCHRLLAIPSEARLRRLLSIMLDESEFLSPYGIRSLSAAHREDPFVFELHGVRNEVQYVPGESDSWMFGGNSNWRGPVWMPLNFLIIESLRTYYQFCGDTVQLECPTGSGQLMTLLEIAEELERRLTTLFKADDEGHRPIHGGEARYAEDPAWNDLVLFYEYFHGDNGRGLGASHQTGWTSLVATMLDHQAQSTSKRS
- a CDS encoding IS5 family transposase, with amino-acid sequence MPRHRLTDREFNAIRHLLPKQRPGKPGRRWSNHRTVIDGILWITKTGSPWRDLPEQLGKWQTVYARFRRWTKEGLWARIYQTLLKRLDALEKIDRSLWCVDGSVIRAHRSASGMIPQSEKNDELVALGRSRGGYSTKIHVLCDGEGTLLGITATGGQRHESTELENLIASCELSLHRYDSRPEVIAGDKGYSSNAIRQFIRDRQIKPVIGSKANESRDANFDREAYRRRNIIERLIGWLKESRRVATRYDKLACSYLAFVQLAAMRRVLKLL
- a CDS encoding YdjY domain-containing protein yields the protein MLANLIQLRHGNQKSAVWVPRSLACLLLTLVSLGSATAQPADTSKPIADLPASEDPDRPQRPPTPEESESPTIKGVIAAFDAPKGATRLAPDARLWIDKPNRRVIVDGYVAVQEGLLEMFACPAGTKEHESAVAVLARSQYVHAALLAVGATPGRPVQFQPKFSPPTGDRIAIWVLWRDKEGKRHRAKAQEWICKTGTKEQLNTDFVFAGSQWWTDPRSGRDFYSADDGDLICVSNFASATLDVPIESSKDAEYLEFSACTENMPPRGTPIRMVMIPVSPALNAKPADKDNAADAKPADKPAADAKLDADLDSLGPKDSPATQPTTPDAGSDS
- a CDS encoding dienelactone hydrolase family protein codes for the protein MMKSVPMLLAILLVPAFADAQNRVQPELMEVPEIRSSWDDLTEGIATKEDWIARREVLKQRYLDLLGDKHKPEKPPLDLIVHEDVVVDGLYRRQWISYAVEADERAHAYLGTPLEFDGKAPAIVALHGTYQHGSKRAAGLIDNPDKAYLDHLCRRGYVVIAPEHFVSGERTPAAGAYDTAAFYEKHPQWTAVGKFTYEHSIAIDVLQSLPQVDAQRIGALGHSLGGHGTFFLAAYDDRIQASACNCGASFFRHNPNVEGWGRNRWYIYFKPIREGLLKGELPPIDFHEIIALIAPRAFLDVSGLNDGHTPTQKQRLLMLMKIMDVYELNGVPENLGFYVHGRKHSVAHESRQLIYGWMDAHLKPVEATQTHLVVPAAEE